One genomic segment of Arthrobacter sp. Marseille-P9274 includes these proteins:
- the tyrS gene encoding tyrosine--tRNA ligase produces MSTNTFLSSQKNDPGFANVWQELKWRGLVQVSTDEAELEKLLAGEPVTYYCGFDPTAPSLHLGNLVQLLTMRRLQLAGHRPLALVGGSTGLVGDPRPTAERTMNTKETVAEWVGYLQGQVQRFLDFDGASAARMVNNLDWTAPMSVLDFLRDIGKHFRVGTMVKKDIVASRLNSDEGISYAEFSYQILQGMDFLELFRQYGCVLQTGGSDQWGNLTSGIDLIHKVEGKSVHAVGTPLITNADGTKFGKSEGNAIWLDAAMCSPYAMYQFWLNTADADVVQRLKVFTFRSKADIEELERAVAERPHTREAQRALAYDVTSIVHGAEATDKVIAASAALFGQGDLAALDEATLVAATAELPSAAAGNGGLNIVDLLVASGLAASNSAARRTISEGGAYVNNDKITDPETVIDSAKLLHGKYLLMRRGKRTLAMVVAAS; encoded by the coding sequence GTGTCAACGAATACGTTTCTGAGTTCCCAAAAGAATGATCCAGGCTTCGCCAATGTTTGGCAGGAGCTCAAATGGCGTGGCCTGGTCCAAGTTTCGACGGACGAGGCCGAGCTGGAAAAGCTGCTCGCCGGGGAGCCGGTCACGTACTATTGCGGGTTCGACCCGACGGCGCCCAGCCTGCACCTGGGCAACCTGGTGCAGCTGCTGACCATGCGGCGCCTCCAGCTGGCGGGCCACAGGCCCCTGGCGCTGGTGGGCGGTTCTACCGGCCTGGTCGGGGATCCCCGTCCGACGGCGGAGCGCACCATGAACACCAAGGAGACCGTCGCGGAGTGGGTCGGTTACCTGCAGGGTCAGGTGCAGCGGTTCCTGGACTTCGACGGAGCCAGCGCCGCCCGGATGGTGAACAACCTCGACTGGACGGCGCCGATGAGCGTGCTCGATTTCCTGCGGGACATCGGCAAGCACTTCAGGGTCGGCACGATGGTCAAGAAGGACATCGTCGCCTCCCGCCTGAACTCCGACGAGGGGATCAGCTACGCAGAGTTCAGCTACCAGATCCTCCAGGGCATGGACTTCCTGGAACTGTTCCGGCAGTACGGCTGCGTGCTGCAGACAGGCGGCTCGGACCAGTGGGGCAACCTGACCAGCGGCATCGACCTGATCCACAAGGTTGAGGGCAAGAGCGTGCATGCGGTCGGCACGCCCCTGATCACCAACGCGGATGGCACGAAGTTCGGGAAGAGCGAGGGCAACGCCATCTGGCTCGATGCCGCCATGTGCTCGCCCTACGCCATGTACCAGTTCTGGCTGAACACCGCCGATGCGGACGTGGTGCAGCGGCTGAAGGTGTTCACGTTCCGCAGCAAGGCGGACATCGAAGAGCTGGAACGGGCCGTTGCCGAACGGCCGCATACCCGCGAAGCGCAGCGCGCCCTCGCCTACGATGTGACCTCGATCGTCCACGGTGCCGAGGCAACGGACAAAGTCATTGCCGCCTCCGCCGCCCTCTTCGGGCAGGGCGATCTCGCTGCGCTGGATGAGGCGACGCTCGTCGCCGCGACGGCTGAGCTGCCCAGTGCCGCGGCCGGCAACGGCGGGCTGAACATTGTCGACCTGCTGGTGGCCTCGGGGCTGGCGGCCAGCAATTCCGCGGCCCGCCGCACCATTTCCGAAGGCGGAGCCTACGTCAACAACGACAAGATCACCGATCCGGAAACCGTGATCGATTCCGCGAAACTCCTGCATGGCAAGTACCTGCTCATGCGCCGCGGCAAGCGCACGCTGGCCATGGTGGTCGCGGCGTCCTAG
- a CDS encoding DNA-3-methyladenine glycosylase, with translation MDAALLQWLARSAVDVAPGLLGARLASTTAEGTVGVRITEVEAYLGEHDPGSHAFRGQTNRNKAMFGPAGHIYVYFTYGMHHCVNIVCGHPGQATGVLIRAGEVVDGVPLAERRRPSARGALELARGPARLAQALGLTLADNGRAFVPGELELHLPPVPAPAAHVRSGPRVGVSGEGGSENYPWRFWLEGEKTVSPYRSAKPRRRSAD, from the coding sequence GTGGACGCCGCACTGCTGCAATGGCTCGCGCGGTCAGCGGTCGACGTCGCGCCCGGACTGCTGGGGGCCAGACTCGCCAGTACGACGGCGGAAGGCACGGTGGGCGTGCGCATCACCGAAGTGGAGGCATACCTGGGGGAGCACGATCCCGGGTCGCACGCCTTCCGGGGCCAGACCAACCGCAACAAGGCCATGTTCGGTCCGGCCGGGCACATCTACGTCTACTTCACCTACGGCATGCACCATTGCGTGAACATCGTCTGCGGACATCCCGGCCAGGCGACCGGAGTGCTGATCCGCGCCGGCGAAGTCGTAGACGGGGTGCCGCTGGCCGAACGGCGCCGGCCCTCCGCCCGCGGCGCGCTGGAACTGGCCAGGGGCCCGGCCCGGCTGGCGCAGGCGCTGGGGCTGACGCTGGCGGACAACGGCCGGGCCTTCGTGCCCGGCGAACTCGAGCTGCACCTGCCGCCGGTGCCGGCCCCGGCCGCCCATGTCCGGAGCGGGCCGCGGGTAGGCGTCAGCGGCGAAGGCGGCTCGGAGAATTATCCGTGGCGGTTCTGGCTGGAAGGCGAAAAGACCGTCTCGCCCTACCGGTCCGCCAAGCCGCGTCGCCGCAGCGCCGACTGA
- a CDS encoding SRPBCC domain-containing protein encodes MTTLSSHEEKAVPSGRIERVDSDYVLAFDRQIDYPRRYIWSLLTEPDQLAKWLGKPISGFELGQPYELDVGGGAVTGTVLQLNPPLSLQFTWEDELGDESVIEWRTLDSSGGTLLQFRSRAENRDFLTEGSAGWDTLLDALEEVAAGRTPQPQPGRWDQLRDAYAREYSLSNTMGNLDKDSGHPCIGFERLLPADRETVWQALTEEPQFSRWLAPGSLELQAGGGIRLDFDTFIMEGDVTYVQNGQGLEHSWRSPEVQDSAVHWLLEGGNGRTLLKLRHNLRSPARAAELLAFWHHRLDGLAVMLSGGEVHLSAHRLEALTHFYRRQTGGTQP; translated from the coding sequence ATGACGACGCTGAGTTCGCATGAGGAGAAGGCGGTCCCCTCCGGGCGGATCGAACGGGTGGATTCGGACTACGTGCTGGCCTTCGACCGGCAAATCGACTACCCGCGCCGCTACATCTGGAGCCTCCTGACGGAACCGGACCAGCTGGCCAAGTGGCTGGGCAAGCCCATTTCCGGGTTCGAACTGGGGCAGCCCTACGAGCTGGATGTCGGCGGGGGAGCAGTCACCGGAACGGTCCTGCAGCTGAATCCGCCGTTGAGCCTCCAGTTCACCTGGGAAGACGAACTCGGCGACGAGTCCGTGATCGAATGGCGGACGCTGGACAGCAGCGGCGGAACCCTGCTGCAGTTCCGGTCCCGGGCCGAGAACCGCGACTTCCTGACCGAAGGCAGCGCCGGCTGGGACACGCTCCTGGACGCGCTCGAGGAGGTGGCGGCCGGCCGGACCCCGCAGCCGCAACCGGGCCGCTGGGACCAGCTGCGCGACGCCTACGCGCGCGAGTATTCGCTCTCGAACACCATGGGCAACCTGGACAAGGACTCCGGACACCCGTGCATCGGCTTCGAGCGGCTGCTGCCGGCGGACCGCGAAACCGTCTGGCAGGCGCTGACAGAGGAGCCGCAGTTCTCCCGCTGGCTGGCGCCCGGAAGCCTCGAGCTGCAGGCCGGGGGCGGCATTCGGCTGGACTTCGACACGTTCATCATGGAGGGCGACGTCACCTACGTGCAGAACGGCCAGGGGCTCGAGCACAGCTGGCGGAGTCCCGAAGTCCAGGACAGCGCGGTCCACTGGCTGCTGGAGGGCGGCAACGGCCGGACCCTGCTGAAGCTGCGGCACAACCTCAGGTCGCCTGCCCGCGCGGCCGAGCTGCTGGCGTTCTGGCACCACAGGCTGGACGGCCTGGCCGTGATGCTCTCCGGCGGCGAAGTCCATCTTTCGGCGCACCGGCTGGAGGCCCTGACCCACTTCTACCGGCGGCAGACCGGCGGCACCCAGCCGTAG
- a CDS encoding adenine phosphoribosyltransferase: MRERSSEPVEPIIGRLSATVPDYPQPGVVFRDLTPVFADGPALHSIVHALIDPFDGQFDAVAGIEARGFLLAAAGAYASGTGVVTVRKKGKLPRRVYSEDYTLEYGTATLELHMDDLRPGMRVLILDDVLATGGTLAASARLFERAGVQVSGFGVVLELAGLRGRANLAGRRIRSLVRE, from the coding sequence GTGCGAGAACGCTCTTCCGAACCTGTTGAACCGATCATTGGACGGCTCTCGGCTACCGTCCCGGACTATCCGCAGCCGGGCGTCGTCTTCCGCGACCTGACTCCGGTTTTCGCTGACGGCCCGGCCCTGCACAGCATCGTGCACGCGCTGATTGATCCGTTCGACGGCCAGTTCGACGCGGTGGCCGGGATCGAGGCCCGCGGCTTCCTGCTGGCCGCCGCCGGTGCCTACGCCTCGGGCACCGGGGTTGTCACCGTCCGTAAGAAGGGCAAGCTGCCCCGCCGCGTCTACTCGGAGGACTACACGCTGGAGTACGGCACCGCGACGCTGGAGCTGCACATGGACGACCTTCGTCCCGGCATGCGGGTGCTCATCCTCGACGACGTGCTGGCCACGGGCGGCACGCTGGCCGCCTCGGCACGGTTGTTCGAACGCGCCGGCGTCCAGGTGTCCGGGTTCGGCGTGGTCCTGGAACTGGCGGGACTGCGCGGCCGGGCCAACCTCGCCGGCCGGCGGATCCGTTCCCTCGTCCGCGAGTAG
- the argF gene encoding ornithine carbamoyltransferase, with protein MTTPNPAVVRHFLVDTDLSPAEQAEVLDLAEAMKRDRYGYRPLAGPQTVAVFFDKTSTRTRVSFAAGIAELGGSTLIVNPGESQLGHKESIADSAKVLSRMVSTIVWRTYAQSGLEEMAAGSRVPVINALSDDYHPCQLLADLLTVREHKGTLAGLTMAYLGDSANNMANSYLLAGATAGMHVRVAGPEGYLPEERIVEAARARAAETGGSVMVTTDPTDALAGADVVATDTWVSMGQEEEKAARQELFRSYAVDAAAMKLADPDAVVLHCLPAYRGYEIAADVIDGPQSVVWDEAENRLHAQKALMAWLLTASGLAASEPSAARGR; from the coding sequence GTGACCACCCCCAACCCCGCCGTCGTCCGCCACTTCCTGGTGGACACGGACCTCAGCCCGGCCGAGCAGGCCGAAGTGCTGGACCTCGCCGAGGCGATGAAGCGCGACCGCTACGGCTACCGGCCGCTTGCCGGTCCGCAGACCGTGGCCGTCTTCTTCGACAAGACGTCCACCCGCACCCGCGTCTCCTTCGCCGCGGGCATCGCCGAGCTCGGCGGCAGCACCCTGATCGTGAACCCGGGGGAGTCGCAGCTGGGCCACAAGGAGTCGATTGCGGATTCGGCCAAAGTGCTGAGCCGCATGGTCTCGACCATTGTCTGGCGGACCTACGCACAGTCGGGCCTGGAGGAGATGGCGGCCGGCTCGCGGGTACCGGTCATTAACGCGCTCAGCGACGACTACCACCCGTGCCAGCTGCTGGCAGACCTGCTGACGGTGCGCGAGCACAAGGGCACGCTGGCCGGGCTGACCATGGCGTACCTCGGCGACTCCGCCAACAATATGGCCAACTCCTATCTGCTGGCCGGCGCCACGGCGGGAATGCATGTGCGCGTCGCGGGCCCCGAGGGCTACCTGCCGGAGGAGCGGATCGTCGAGGCGGCCCGGGCGCGCGCCGCGGAAACCGGCGGCTCGGTGATGGTGACCACCGACCCCACGGATGCCCTCGCCGGAGCGGACGTGGTGGCCACGGACACCTGGGTGTCGATGGGACAGGAAGAGGAGAAGGCGGCGCGGCAGGAGCTGTTCCGCAGTTACGCCGTGGACGCCGCGGCCATGAAGCTCGCCGACCCGGACGCCGTCGTCCTGCACTGCCTGCCCGCCTACCGCGGCTACGAGATCGCCGCGGACGTCATCGATGGTCCGCAGTCCGTGGTCTGGGACGAGGCGGAGAACCGGCTGCACGCGCAGAAGGCGCTGATGGCCTGGCTGCTCACCGCTTCCGGGCTGGCCGCGTCGGAACCCTCGGCGGCCCGCGGGCGATGA
- a CDS encoding acetylornithine transaminase translates to MSQNPTATAGTSATELAGFEGLHNQELLGRYNQSLMGVFGTPQRVLVRGSGCTVWDADGKEYLDLLGGIAVNALGHAHPLLTSVVSSQLATLGHVSNFFTSPSQIALAEKLLGLSAAPAGSKVFFANSGTEAVEAAFKLARRRGNNDAGGKRVRILALENAFHGRTMGALALTWKQAYREPFEPLPGGVEHLPAGDADALRAAVDETVAAVFIEPIQGEAGVRGYPEGYLQLARELTREAGALLIFDEVQTGIGRTGKWFASEGVLPDAMTLAKGLGAGFPIGAMITFGPDVSTLLTAGQHGTTFGGNPVATAAALATLHTIESQQLLEHVRQTGQAVRAALSGLDFVTEVRGEGLLIGFDLAAEAAPALVQRALDAGFIVNSTGPATIRLAPPLIVTAEQVQRFIDALPDLYAAATKEEK, encoded by the coding sequence ATGAGCCAGAACCCGACAGCAACGGCGGGAACGTCGGCAACGGAACTCGCGGGCTTCGAGGGCCTGCACAACCAGGAGCTGCTCGGCCGCTACAACCAGTCCCTGATGGGTGTCTTCGGCACGCCGCAGCGCGTGCTGGTGCGCGGCAGCGGCTGCACTGTATGGGACGCGGACGGCAAGGAGTACCTGGACCTGCTGGGCGGGATCGCTGTCAATGCGCTCGGACACGCCCACCCGCTTCTGACCAGCGTGGTTTCCAGCCAGCTGGCCACGCTCGGCCACGTCTCGAACTTCTTCACGAGCCCGTCCCAGATCGCCCTGGCCGAGAAGCTGCTCGGCCTGTCCGCGGCGCCGGCCGGGTCCAAGGTGTTCTTCGCGAACTCGGGCACCGAGGCCGTTGAGGCCGCCTTCAAGCTCGCGCGCCGCCGCGGCAATAACGACGCCGGGGGCAAGCGGGTGCGGATCCTCGCCTTGGAGAATGCTTTCCACGGGCGCACCATGGGCGCTCTGGCCCTGACCTGGAAGCAGGCCTACCGGGAGCCGTTCGAACCTCTGCCGGGCGGGGTCGAGCACCTCCCGGCCGGGGACGCCGACGCCTTGCGCGCCGCCGTGGACGAGACCGTGGCGGCGGTGTTCATCGAGCCGATCCAGGGCGAAGCCGGTGTCCGCGGCTACCCGGAAGGCTACCTGCAGCTGGCCCGCGAGCTGACCCGCGAAGCGGGGGCGCTGCTGATTTTCGACGAGGTGCAGACCGGCATCGGCCGCACCGGCAAGTGGTTCGCCTCCGAAGGCGTGCTCCCGGATGCGATGACGCTCGCCAAGGGACTCGGCGCAGGCTTCCCGATCGGCGCCATGATCACCTTCGGCCCGGACGTATCCACTCTGCTGACCGCCGGCCAGCACGGAACCACGTTCGGCGGCAACCCGGTGGCCACCGCGGCGGCGCTGGCCACGCTGCACACCATCGAGTCGCAGCAGCTGCTGGAGCACGTGCGGCAGACCGGCCAGGCCGTCCGCGCGGCGCTGTCCGGGCTGGACTTCGTGACCGAGGTCCGCGGCGAAGGCCTGCTGATCGGGTTCGACCTCGCCGCCGAGGCCGCGCCGGCGCTGGTGCAGCGCGCGCTGGACGCCGGCTTCATCGTCAATTCCACGGGTCCGGCGACCATCCGCCTGGCTCCGCCGCTCATCGTGACGGCAGAACAGGTGCAGCGGTTCATCGACGCGCTGCCGGATCTCTATGCCGCCGCCACCAAGGAGGAAAAGTGA
- a CDS encoding AAA family ATPase, protein MQETVAAHAELGLEREYVAGLYRRLDELRAEKQEQLDRVRRTGAVGSMQNISERDAFATMYEDRLEQLNAVDDRLVFGRLDLDGGESRYIGRIGLSTADLQRLMVDWRAPEAGVFYQATAFERQGVRRRRHLVLKGREVKAIEDDVLDASMLTDSSSLQGEGALLAALNSKRTGQMSDIVGTIQAEQDRIIRSPMPGVLVVQGGPGTGKTAVALHRAAYLLYMHRERLKSAGVLLVGPSNSFMKYIERVLPSLGETGVVMSTVGRLMPGINAVAEADPAVAELKGRASMAKVVARAVANRQRIPAGPRKLNVEGTTLTLTPRQVIRARDKARATGKPHNEARTSFVKILLRELTEQLTDVLNRSAGAGNNTDRAYLTEDVRTSRDVRIALNLCWMPLTPEQLIGELFSKPTHLEAAAPNLTEQERALLLRPRDAAWTEADVALLDEAAELLGPMDASAGRDRAQREHDRARDVANAEQSLRNVDEMLKETGIDGLVSAEDLAAHNQAQETRFTAAERAASDRTWAFGHIIVDEAQELSAMQWRLLMRRCPLKSFTIVGDIAQTSSSAGAQSWQQALEPFAKDRWRLEELTVNYRTPAQIAEAAVRVANAAGQVVSAPKAVREGQWAPVVDRVDHGEVAAHMMDAVPQELGLLDGGLLAVIAAERRVPHLRRALAGAYDGRVGGGAGGLDQDIAVIGPKEAKGLEFDGVLLLEPAEILEGAAGRVGDLYVAMTRPTQRLRVIAARDIPAGLEG, encoded by the coding sequence ATGCAGGAAACGGTTGCAGCTCACGCCGAACTTGGCCTTGAGCGCGAATATGTGGCGGGTTTGTACCGCCGGCTCGATGAACTCCGTGCCGAAAAGCAGGAGCAGCTCGACCGCGTCCGGCGCACCGGCGCAGTCGGATCCATGCAGAACATCTCGGAGCGCGACGCGTTCGCGACGATGTATGAAGACCGCCTTGAGCAGCTCAACGCCGTCGATGACCGGCTGGTCTTCGGCCGGCTGGACCTGGACGGCGGCGAGTCACGGTACATTGGCCGCATCGGCCTGAGCACCGCGGACCTGCAGCGGCTGATGGTGGACTGGCGCGCCCCGGAAGCCGGGGTCTTCTACCAGGCCACGGCCTTCGAGCGCCAGGGCGTGCGCCGCCGGCGCCACCTTGTCCTCAAGGGGCGGGAAGTGAAGGCCATCGAGGACGACGTGCTGGACGCGTCGATGCTGACGGACTCCAGCAGCCTGCAGGGCGAGGGCGCGCTGCTGGCCGCGCTGAATTCCAAGCGGACCGGCCAGATGTCGGACATCGTCGGAACGATCCAGGCCGAACAGGACCGGATCATCCGCAGCCCGATGCCGGGCGTGCTCGTCGTCCAGGGCGGCCCGGGCACGGGCAAGACGGCGGTGGCCCTGCACCGCGCTGCGTACCTGCTCTACATGCACCGGGAGCGGCTGAAGTCGGCCGGCGTGCTGCTGGTCGGCCCGTCGAATTCCTTCATGAAGTACATCGAACGCGTCCTGCCCTCACTGGGTGAAACCGGCGTCGTCATGTCGACCGTGGGCCGGCTCATGCCGGGCATCAACGCCGTCGCCGAGGCGGATCCCGCCGTGGCCGAGCTCAAAGGCCGCGCGTCCATGGCCAAGGTGGTCGCCCGCGCCGTCGCCAACCGCCAGCGCATTCCCGCCGGCCCGCGCAAGCTCAACGTCGAGGGGACCACGCTGACGCTGACGCCCCGGCAGGTGATCCGCGCGCGGGACAAGGCCCGGGCCACCGGCAAACCGCACAACGAAGCACGGACGAGCTTCGTCAAGATCCTGCTGCGCGAGCTCACGGAGCAGCTCACGGACGTGCTGAACAGGTCCGCCGGGGCCGGCAACAACACGGACCGCGCCTACCTGACCGAAGACGTCAGGACCTCCCGCGACGTGCGGATTGCGCTGAACCTGTGCTGGATGCCGCTGACTCCGGAGCAGCTGATCGGGGAGCTGTTCAGCAAGCCGACCCACCTTGAGGCCGCCGCCCCCAATCTCACCGAGCAGGAACGCGCCTTGCTGCTGCGGCCGCGGGACGCCGCCTGGACGGAGGCGGACGTTGCCCTGCTGGATGAGGCGGCGGAACTCCTCGGCCCGATGGACGCCTCGGCCGGCCGGGACCGGGCCCAGCGCGAGCACGACCGGGCCCGCGACGTGGCCAATGCGGAACAGTCGCTGAGGAACGTGGACGAGATGCTGAAGGAAACCGGCATCGACGGCCTCGTCAGCGCCGAGGATCTGGCCGCCCATAACCAGGCCCAAGAGACACGCTTCACGGCCGCGGAACGTGCCGCCTCGGACCGGACCTGGGCGTTTGGACACATCATTGTGGACGAGGCACAGGAGCTTTCGGCGATGCAGTGGCGCCTGCTGATGCGGCGCTGCCCGCTGAAGTCGTTCACGATCGTCGGCGACATCGCGCAGACCAGCTCATCAGCTGGCGCGCAGTCGTGGCAGCAGGCGCTTGAGCCCTTCGCGAAGGACCGCTGGCGGCTGGAGGAGCTGACGGTCAACTACCGCACGCCCGCCCAGATCGCCGAGGCCGCGGTGCGCGTCGCCAACGCCGCCGGGCAGGTGGTCTCGGCGCCGAAGGCTGTCCGCGAAGGCCAGTGGGCACCCGTCGTCGACCGGGTGGACCACGGCGAGGTTGCCGCACACATGATGGACGCGGTGCCGCAGGAGCTGGGACTGCTCGACGGCGGCCTGCTGGCCGTCATCGCCGCCGAGCGCCGGGTTCCGCACCTGCGCCGGGCCCTGGCCGGGGCCTACGACGGCAGGGTCGGCGGCGGTGCCGGCGGGTTGGACCAGGACATCGCTGTCATAGGACCCAAGGAGGCCAAGGGCCTGGAGTTCGACGGCGTGCTGTTGCTTGAACCGGCGGAAATCCTCGAAGGTGCCGCCGGCCGGGTGGGAGACCTGTACGTGGCCATGACCCGGCCGACGCAGCGGCTGCGCGTCATCGCGGCACGCGATATCCCGGCAGGCTTGGAAGGCTGA
- a CDS encoding arginine repressor gives MSAQPASQPSTKTARQARIKAILGAESVRSQAELAALLADEGVQVTQATLSRDLVELGAIRVRGVDGGLVYAIRGEGGSRLPQTGVTQEVLDARLAKLCAELLVTAEASGNIVVLRTPPGAANFLALAIDHSVLPAVLGSIAGDDTVLLVTRDPQGGEEMAARFLALADPQQTEA, from the coding sequence ATGAGCGCGCAGCCGGCCTCGCAGCCGTCCACCAAGACCGCCCGGCAGGCCAGGATCAAGGCCATCCTGGGGGCGGAATCGGTGCGGTCCCAGGCTGAGCTGGCGGCGCTGCTGGCGGACGAGGGCGTGCAGGTCACCCAGGCGACGCTGTCCCGGGACCTGGTGGAGCTCGGCGCGATCCGGGTCCGCGGCGTGGACGGCGGGCTCGTTTACGCCATCCGGGGCGAGGGCGGCAGCCGGTTGCCGCAGACCGGCGTGACACAGGAGGTGCTGGACGCCCGGCTGGCCAAGCTCTGCGCCGAGCTGCTGGTCACCGCTGAGGCATCGGGCAACATCGTGGTGCTGCGCACGCCGCCCGGTGCGGCCAATTTCCTGGCCCTGGCCATCGACCACTCGGTGCTGCCCGCCGTCCTGGGTTCTATCGCCGGCGACGACACGGTGTTGCTGGTCACCCGCGACCCGCAGGGCGGCGAGGAAATGGCCGCCCGCTTCCTCGCGCTGGCGGACCCGCAGCAGACCGAGGCCTGA
- the argH gene encoding argininosuccinate lyase: protein MAAHGTNEGALWGGRFAGGPADALAALSKSTHFDWRLAPYDIAGSRAHARVLHQAGLLDDGELKGMLAALDQLDADVRSGAYTAAETDEDVHGSLERGLIERAGPQLGGKLRAGRSRNDQIATLGRMYLRDHARIIARGVLATVEALVGQAKEHRGVAMPGRTHLQHAQPVLLSHHLLAHAWALLRDVQRLQDWDKRAAVSPYGSGALAGSSLGLDPNAVAEELGFDSATWNSIDGTASRDVFAEFAWVAAMIGVDLSRISEEVIFWATKEFSFVTLDDAYSTGSSIMPQKKNPDVAELARGKAGRLIGDLTGLLATLKGLPLAYNRDLQEDKEPVFDAADTLELLLPAVSGMVATLKFNTERLESLAPQGFALATDIAEWLVRQGVPFRDAHELSGAAVQLAEGRGVELWDLTDEDYAGISEHLTPQVREVLTVEGSLGSRSSQGGTAPTAVARQLEQLAGQLEAVRRYAEGS from the coding sequence ATGGCTGCCCACGGAACGAATGAAGGAGCTCTCTGGGGAGGCCGCTTTGCCGGCGGTCCCGCGGACGCGCTCGCCGCCCTCAGCAAGTCCACCCACTTCGACTGGCGGCTGGCTCCGTATGACATTGCCGGCTCCCGGGCGCACGCCCGGGTGCTGCACCAGGCCGGGCTGCTGGACGACGGCGAGCTGAAGGGCATGCTCGCCGCGCTGGACCAGCTGGACGCGGACGTCCGCTCGGGCGCGTACACGGCCGCGGAGACGGATGAGGACGTGCACGGCTCGCTCGAACGCGGCCTGATCGAGCGCGCCGGACCCCAGCTCGGTGGCAAGCTGCGGGCCGGCCGCTCCCGCAACGACCAGATCGCCACCCTGGGCCGGATGTACCTCCGCGACCATGCCCGGATCATCGCCCGGGGCGTCCTGGCCACCGTGGAGGCGCTGGTGGGGCAGGCGAAGGAACACCGCGGCGTCGCCATGCCGGGCCGGACCCACCTGCAGCACGCCCAGCCGGTGCTGCTCAGCCACCACCTGCTGGCCCACGCCTGGGCTCTGCTGCGCGACGTGCAGCGCCTGCAGGACTGGGACAAGCGCGCCGCCGTGTCGCCCTACGGTTCCGGCGCGCTGGCCGGCTCCTCGCTGGGCCTGGACCCGAACGCCGTCGCCGAGGAGCTCGGCTTCGACTCCGCGACCTGGAATTCGATCGACGGCACCGCCTCCCGGGACGTGTTCGCCGAGTTCGCCTGGGTCGCCGCCATGATCGGAGTGGACCTGTCGCGCATCTCGGAGGAGGTCATCTTCTGGGCGACCAAGGAATTCTCCTTCGTCACGCTCGACGACGCCTACTCCACCGGCTCGTCCATCATGCCGCAGAAGAAGAATCCGGACGTCGCGGAGCTGGCCCGCGGCAAGGCCGGACGGCTGATCGGCGACCTGACCGGCCTCCTCGCCACGCTCAAGGGCCTGCCGCTGGCGTACAACCGGGACCTGCAGGAGGACAAGGAACCGGTCTTCGACGCCGCCGATACCCTCGAACTGCTGCTCCCCGCGGTCTCCGGCATGGTCGCCACGCTGAAGTTCAACACCGAGCGGCTCGAATCGCTGGCGCCCCAGGGCTTCGCCCTCGCCACCGACATCGCCGAGTGGCTGGTCCGCCAGGGCGTGCCCTTCCGCGACGCACACGAACTCTCGGGCGCAGCGGTTCAGCTGGCGGAGGGCCGCGGCGTCGAGCTGTGGGACCTGACCGACGAGGACTACGCCGGTATTTCCGAGCACCTGACTCCGCAGGTCCGCGAGGTGCTGACCGTCGAGGGCTCGCTCGGCAGCCGCAGCTCCCAGGGCGGGACCGCGCCCACAGCAGTGGCACGCCAGCTGGAGCAGCTCGCCGGCCAGCTGGAGGCCGTCCGCAGGTACGCCGAGGGCTCCTGA